The DNA window GATATTTACATAGTTATCCACAGTTACATCTCTACCACCCAAACCCCCCACAAACCCTTGAACTGGAACTTTAATTCCAGATAGCGCTGATGAAACTTCACAGTGCAAGATTCCACCATAACCGAAACTATAATTCCTATCGAAAACGCCAATGTAACGCTTACCATCACAAATCCTCCTTAAATCTTCAAATGGGAATGGCCTAATAGCTCTAAGCTTCAATAATCCAACTCTATACCCCTCATCCCTCAATAAATCCACAGCTTCCTTAGCATCACCACTAGATGACCCAACATTAACCAATACAACATCAGCATCACTACACCTATAATCTTCAACAAGACTATCATAGTATCTACCAGTAATTTCACCATACCTCCTACCAGCTTCAACAATAACCCTCCTAGCAGAATTCATGGACTTCTCAATCTCATACCTAAACTCCATGAAGTATTCTGGGTAAGTTAAGTTTCCATGCGTCAATGGGTTTTCTATATCAAGTATGAATGGTTTACGCCTAGATCCAGGTGGAGGCAGGTATCCATCAACATCACTCTGTTCAGGTATGGAAACCGGTGTGGATGTATGTGATAGGATGAATGCATCAAGTGCAACCATAACTGGTTGCAGAACCCTCTCATCTTCACAAATCCTGTAAGATTGAATTATCAAATCGAGAACCTCCTGATTATCCTCAGCGAAGAATATTATCCAACCACTATCCCTATGGGCTAAAACATCATTATGCTCAGACCATATACTCCAAGGTGGAGCAAGAGCCCTACATACAACAGCCATAACCAATGGAAACTTACCAAGCCCTGCCCACCAAACAAGTTCAGACATGTACATGAGTCCATGGGAGGATGTGGCGGTGAAAGCTCTAGCCCCAGTTGCCGCTGCACCAATACAAGCAGCCATAGCACTATGCTCACTCTCAACCCTAACATACCTCGCATCCAACTCTCCACTCTCAACAAATTCATCAAGCTTCTCAACAATGGAAGTCTGCGGAGTTATGGGATATGCCGATATAACTTGAACTCTAGAGAGCTTAGCCCCATATGCCACCGCATAATTCCCAGTTAAAATCTCAGTTCTCGCCATCATCACCCCTCCCTAACCATGATTATAGCTTTAAATGGACATTCATTAGCGCAAATACCACAACCCTTACAATACCTATAATCAACCTCAACGCTCATAAGATCATCACCAACACGTTTAATGGCCGCTTCAGGGCAATAAAGCCAACACAACAAACACTTCTTACACTTACCCACATCAATTACAGGCTTAAATGTTCTCCAAATACCAGTAAGCCCTGAAGCTCCCTCAGAGGGTTTGGATATTGGAAGAATATGCGACAATTCAAACACCCCCAATAGAATTGTAAGCCAACTTGGCTGCCTCAGCATTCAACTCCCCAACCTTACCAGACCATATGGATGAAATAGTCTCCAAAACAGCTTCCAAGGGGAGGATTCCAATAACCCTAGCCAAAGCGCCAACAATAGCTGTATTCACAGCTGGGAAACCTGCAAAATACAATCCAAGCTTAACAGCTATACCAGTGGCATCAACACAGTAAACCCTAAACCCCTCAAACCCATGTTCAAATTTACCCTCAGGGGAATTCAGTAGTATGATGCCATTGGGCTTCAACCCCCTCAAAACATCCACAACCTCCATTATTTTAGGATCAAAAACAGCAACAACATCGGGACGATAAACCTGACTATGCCTCCTAATAGGTGTATTGGATATCCTAGCATAAGCCTCAACAGGAGCCCCACGCCTCTCAGCACCAAACATCGGTATACTTTGACCCCACAAACCCACCTTAAAAGCTGAAGCAACCAAGAGCTGTGAAGCAGTAACGACACCCTGACCTCCACGACCATGAAATCTGAACTCCAAGAAGACCAAAATCTACACCATGAAAAGATATCTAATGATATCTAAAAATCTTTCGAAGCCAGAGTTTAAATGTTGAAGCAAAGAATTTATTCAACAGAAATTATAATTCTAACTTAGAAGCGGCGGTCGTCTAGCCTGGACTAGGACACTGGCCTTCCGAGTCAGCAACCCGGGTTCAAATCCCGGCCGCCGCACCATACCTCCACTTCAACCATTATAAGCATGATCGGGAAAAAAGCAGCTTGAAAGGAATCACTAAACATATATGTGGTATACATAGAAATCTAATTACATGAGATACTTAAATGTTAAAGAAGATTTTCCAGCCCTAAAGAGGTATAAGGCATACCTAAACACAGCAGCTCAAGGGTTAATTCCAAAACAAACATCAGAAGCTTTAAGGAGATTCCTAGAAAAGATGGAGGTGGATGAATGGGGGGATTTAGGGGAAGAAGTTGAAAAGCCAGCTAAGAGGGAAATTGCAAAACTAATAGGATGCGATGATGAGGAAGTATCATTCAGCGTACAAACCACAGATGGATTTAGAAGAATACTACTATCAATAAAACCAAGGGAGGGGGGTAACATAGTGGGCATAGACTTAGAGTTCCCATCAATATCAATGGCAATAAAAACATTAAGCCAAAGAAATCACAGCGAATTAAGAATTGTAAAGCATAGGGATGGAAGATATTATGTAACCGACTTCGAGAAATTGATAGATGATAAGACATATGCAGTTATATTTAGCAGTGTAGTATGGGTTGATGGATTCATGCTACCAATAAGGGAGATAAGCGAGATAGCCCATGAAAGGGGGGCGCTGGTAGTTGTGGATGGAATACAACATGTGGGTGCAGTAAACATGAATGTGAAGAAGCTTGGAATAGATGCCATGGCTGTTGGTGGAGAGAAATGGTTACTAAACAATGTTATAGGATCAGGATTCATATACGTGGATAAAGAGGTTGTGGAGGAACTTGAACCCCCAGCTCAAACACTAATGAACTTCCAAGAGCCACCTGAAGGATGGAGCAAATGGTGGACCAAAATAGATAAAGACCCATGGAAACCTTTGGAGAAATCTAAAACAGCATCAAAACTTGATTGGGGTGGTGGAAAACCATACATTTTAATAGAGGCATTGAGATCCTCAGTGGAATACTTAAACAAGATTGGAATTGAGAGAATAGAGAAGCATAACAGAGCATTGAAGAGAAAGATAATTGAGGAAGCTGAGAAGATGGGGTATAAAGTTCTAGGTTACGTTGAAGATGAAGATAAATGGTCATCCATAACGACAATATCCACAGGGAAGGGATATGTAAGGGAGATGGAGGCAGTTAGAATTATGAGGGAAGAGGGAATGCAAGTATCATATAGAGGTTCATCGGGGATAGGTGGAATAAGAATTTCACCACACATATACAACGATGAAGCGGACATAGAAGTGTTGTTTTCTAAGCTCAAGGAAAAAATTTAAGGATAAACCATCCTCAAATATTTTGAAGAATGCCTCGGTCGTATAGCCCGGTCAAGTATTCAGGCCTCTCGAGCAACAATTGAATAGCGTGGGGAAAGCCTGAGACCCGGGTTCAAATCCCGGCCGAGGCACCAAACAATTTATTCAACGCCTAAGAGATGAAAAGCCGCCCTGCCTATGTGGAAGCTTATCCATCCCCCTAATCTTTGAAACCTCAGATAATAAGGCATCAGTCTCAACCCTAATTTTACGGGCGAAATCAAGTGCAAAATTACGATCAAAATTACCTGAAGATACCATGCCATCAAAGGATTTCAAGTCATCCACATACCCCCTAAACAATTCCGCAAATTTTGGAACCCTCATATTCAATTCAGAAAGCAAAGTAACGCTCAACCCATCATACAAAAGCTCAACAAGAGATTTTGAAACAACACCCCCACCCTCAAAATCCATCAAACAACCCTTAACCCTCTCAAGATTTGAAGATAATCTTGGAATTAAATCCCCCTTAACCTTCTCAGTAACTTCAATACGAACCTTATCCTCATGAACCATATACATGTAAACGTACAGTAATATCATAACTATGGCGATTAAACCAGCATAATCCAAATAACTATTCTCACCAAGCCATAAGTAAGGGTAATTGAACATGAACATAAACCCACAACAAATCTACCCACAACCTCAAATATAAACCTATATATACCATGCAACCAAATATAGATAGTTAACGTGAAGTTGTATGAAGGCAATAATAATTGGATGCGGCCCAATGGGTCAAGCTGCAGCCATAGAAATGCTAAGAGACAAAGATTTAGAAGAAGTGAGCATATTAGATGTAGATTCATCGAAACTTGAAGCAGCAAAGAGTAAACTTAAAGATGAAAGATTAAAAACCACACAAATGAACGTTGAGAAAACCGAGGAGCTAATGAAGATAGTATCAAAATACGATTGCGCCATAATAGCTTTACCACACAAACTAGTGGTTAAAGTTGATGAAACATGCATAGATGCAGGGGTAAACACAGTGGACTTAGCATACGAACCAGAACAATTGGAATTAAATGGGAAGGCTGAAGATAGGGGGGTCATGCTAATCCCAGGATGCGGTGTAGCCCCAGGATTAAGCAACATACTAGCAAGATACGGTTCATATAGGATGAGTAAAGTTGATGCTATAAAGATAAGGGTTGGAGGGATACCATTAAACCCAAAACCCCCACTAGATTATGGATTATTCTTCTCCCTAGAAAGCGTGATAAATGAGTATACGAGGCCTGCAAGGATAATAATGGATGGAAGAATGATGCATGTACCGGCACTATCTGGACTTGAAATCATAGAAGTACCTGAACTGGGCACCCTAGAATGCTTCTACACAGACGGCTTATCAACACTACCACACACCATGGGAAATGTGAGGGAAATGTGGGAGAAGACAATAAGATGGCCTGGACATGCAGAAAAGATGATGACACTAAGAGAATTGGGATTCTTCGAAAAAACTGGAGTAAAAATAGGCGAACTCGAAGTAAAACCAGTAGACCTAACAATAAAAATGCTGAAAGAGAAATTGAAAGAAGAGGAGGATGTGATAGTACTAATAGTTGAAGTTATTGGTTATATGGGGGATGTATATGTGGAAGCAAAATACAAGCTAATAGACTACTATGATAGGGAATTGAAGGTTACAGCCATGGGCAGAACAACTGGATACACAGCTGCTTTAATAGCGAAAATGATCATGAAAGGCAAAGTGAAGGGGAAGGGGGTAATACCACCAGAAAACCTATTAACAAAGGAGGGTATAGAAGAACTATTCAAAGAACTATGGAATAGAGGAATTAGAATAGATGAAGAGGTAGTGTACAAGAAGACAAGCTGGTAGCTGAGGATCAATAAACCCATGAAAACATTAAGTAAATGGGCATATGGTAGTGAACATTCTAAAATTAAAACCCTATCATGGAAGAATTAATAATAATGTATGATGGAGGCTCAGCCGGTTGATCCATCATCAACCTTCAGCCAAGGCTGAACTCCTCATCGCCAAAATTAATTTAAATGATTAAGCATAGATAAGTGTTACTGAATCTATGAGTAGAATTCAGGTGAAATCTTATATGTTAAAGCATAGATCAATGCAGTCTCCCAAGAATCCCTCCTAGTAAGTAGATTCTTAGTTAAAACTCCAATGGCACCAACATCAAGCTTAGTATGGGATAAACCACTTATGGCATCAATGGCATCACCAAGCTCCATCCCACCCAAAACCATATCAACAACCCTACGTGGCAATGGCATATAACCACCACAACCAAAAGACCAAAAACCACTGGAATCCATAATGGCACAC is part of the Candidatus Methanomethylicota archaeon genome and encodes:
- a CDS encoding pyruvate ferredoxin oxidoreductase produces the protein MARTEILTGNYAVAYGAKLSRVQVISAYPITPQTSIVEKLDEFVESGELDARYVRVESEHSAMAACIGAAATGARAFTATSSHGLMYMSELVWWAGLGKFPLVMAVVCRALAPPWSIWSEHNDVLAHRDSGWIIFFAEDNQEVLDLIIQSYRICEDERVLQPVMVALDAFILSHTSTPVSIPEQSDVDGYLPPPGSRRKPFILDIENPLTHGNLTYPEYFMEFRYEIEKSMNSARRVIVEAGRRYGEITGRYYDSLVEDYRCSDADVVLVNVGSSSGDAKEAVDLLRDEGYRVGLLKLRAIRPFPFEDLRRICDGKRYIGVFDRNYSFGYGGILHCEVSSALSGIKVPVQGFVGGLGGRDVTVDNYVNIFKTLIDMADRGVEPKPPLWVGLREVV
- a CDS encoding 4Fe-4S binding protein, with the protein product MLRQPSWLTILLGVFELSHILPISKPSEGASGLTGIWRTFKPVIDVGKCKKCLLCWLYCPEAAIKRVGDDLMSVEVDYRYCKGCGICANECPFKAIIMVREG
- a CDS encoding 2-oxoacid:acceptor oxidoreductase family protein codes for the protein MEFRFHGRGGQGVVTASQLLVASAFKVGLWGQSIPMFGAERRGAPVEAYARISNTPIRRHSQVYRPDVVAVFDPKIMEVVDVLRGLKPNGIILLNSPEGKFEHGFEGFRVYCVDATGIAVKLGLYFAGFPAVNTAIVGALARVIGILPLEAVLETISSIWSGKVGELNAEAAKLAYNSIGGV
- a CDS encoding aminotransferase class V-fold PLP-dependent enzyme, with amino-acid sequence MRYLNVKEDFPALKRYKAYLNTAAQGLIPKQTSEALRRFLEKMEVDEWGDLGEEVEKPAKREIAKLIGCDDEEVSFSVQTTDGFRRILLSIKPREGGNIVGIDLEFPSISMAIKTLSQRNHSELRIVKHRDGRYYVTDFEKLIDDKTYAVIFSSVVWVDGFMLPIREISEIAHERGALVVVDGIQHVGAVNMNVKKLGIDAMAVGGEKWLLNNVIGSGFIYVDKEVVEELEPPAQTLMNFQEPPEGWSKWWTKIDKDPWKPLEKSKTASKLDWGGGKPYILIEALRSSVEYLNKIGIERIEKHNRALKRKIIEEAEKMGYKVLGYVEDEDKWSSITTISTGKGYVREMEAVRIMREEGMQVSYRGSSGIGGIRISPHIYNDEADIEVLFSKLKEKI
- a CDS encoding saccharopine dehydrogenase NADP-binding domain-containing protein, with product MKAIIIGCGPMGQAAAIEMLRDKDLEEVSILDVDSSKLEAAKSKLKDERLKTTQMNVEKTEELMKIVSKYDCAIIALPHKLVVKVDETCIDAGVNTVDLAYEPEQLELNGKAEDRGVMLIPGCGVAPGLSNILARYGSYRMSKVDAIKIRVGGIPLNPKPPLDYGLFFSLESVINEYTRPARIIMDGRMMHVPALSGLEIIEVPELGTLECFYTDGLSTLPHTMGNVREMWEKTIRWPGHAEKMMTLRELGFFEKTGVKIGELEVKPVDLTIKMLKEKLKEEEDVIVLIVEVIGYMGDVYVEAKYKLIDYYDRELKVTAMGRTTGYTAALIAKMIMKGKVKGKGVIPPENLLTKEGIEELFKELWNRGIRIDEEVVYKKTSW
- the yjjX gene encoding inosine/xanthosine triphosphatase, whose amino-acid sequence is MRIVVGSVNPVKVEAVRRVACRVFGSFDLLSVDVGSGVSHTPIGEDEIIRGAMNRALNASKISSGDLYVGMEGGVVEKFGVWFVSSWCAIMDSSGFWSFGCGGYMPLPRRVVDMVLGGMELGDAIDAISGLSHTKLDVGAIGVLTKNLLTRRDSWETALIYALTYKISPEFYS